A DNA window from Arachis duranensis cultivar V14167 chromosome 3, aradu.V14167.gnm2.J7QH, whole genome shotgun sequence contains the following coding sequences:
- the LOC107477430 gene encoding uncharacterized protein LOC107477430 gives MVVMKLVADDGSVGSIKGDLKTAIACDNASLSLRKKSKEVSGVFLADLDARVDDKSRPEPEGDLEKFRVGDTGEKFTFGQWRFVCLDASRHAGNRPPTHVTSLGRQTRGPTVAQRKRKMSHERAEEVAMQSASLLEAGFIRELDYSTWLSNVVLVKKHNGRWRMCVDYFDLNKACPKDCYPFPNIDALVDAAAGYRYLSFMDAYSGYNQISMHRPDEEK, from the exons ATGGTGGTAATGAAATTAGTCGCTGATGACGGATCCGTAGGATCCATAAAAGGAGATTTGAAAACGGCAATCGCTTGCGACAACGCCAGTCTCTCCTTAAGGAAAAAATCTAAAGAAGTTTCGGGGGTTTTCCTCGCCGACCTGGATGCTAGAGTCGACGACAAGTCCAGACCCGAACCAGAGGGGGACCTGGAAAAGTTTAGGGTCGGGGACACGGGGGAGAAGTTCACATTC GGCCAATGGCGATTTGTTTGCTTGGACGCCAGCCGACATGCTGGGAATAGACCCCCAACTCATGTCACATCACTTGGCCGTCAAACCAGAGGCCCGACGGTGGCTCAAAGGAAAAGGAAGATGTCACACGAGAGAGCAGAGGAGGTGGCCATGCAGTCGGCCAGCCTCCTCGAGGCGGGGTTTATCCGAGAGCTAGACTACTCGACCTGGCTATCGAATGTGGTTCTGGTAAAAAAGCACAATGGGAGATGGAGGATGTGTGTGGATTATTtcgatctcaacaaagcatgccccaaGGACTGCTACCCCTTCCCCAATATTGATGCACTCGTTGACGCGGCGGCGGGATACCGGTATCTGAGCTTTATGGATGCTTATTCCGGCTACAATCAAATATCAATGCACCGGCCTGACGAAGAGAAATAG
- the LOC107477391 gene encoding DNA topoisomerase 1 alpha has protein sequence MAVEASDKPVLPNKFDDDDDDNMPLTIKRYSSNKKSQLHSDVKKSTSHSQDGHTYKRISGVPSSNGQSSSSSAQRGNNSSSAKASSLRSPPSSSSNAQKGNAAPSAKASPLRSPTSSSASAQKGNAAPSAKVSPLRSPSSSSSSAQKGNTVPSAKASPLTSPLRSPVGVSKRPNSLANSTSAKLPMANSKPPHPGDKPKPLINQKVSGDVKKETKSIKDSSKNYSEDSEDEEDNKPLSARLKVNSNHNKATPVIIKKSDDNSDSDDNVPLSTKINWNSNMGTSSSNYDNSDQKKPIPKVQKEPQNGSGASNKRPIDNSNSMNSSAKKSKISEPASSVKPKQSSMKVEPKVEDDDDDVPISQRIKKSATSANKSSSIKQVTKITKVNKASTKSFKKQAKNKKLKKSGSGSEYSKSTKLLPSSGDGQKKWTTLVHNGVIFPPPYKPHGIKMRYKDQDVDLTPEQEEVATMYAVMLDTDYMLKEKFKENFWTDWRKLLGKNHVIQNLKDCDFRPIYNWFQSEKEKKKQMTADEKKALKEEKTKQEEKYMWAIVDGVKEKVGNFRVEPPGLFRGRGEHPKMGKLKRRIHPSDITINIGKDAPVPECPIPGEKWKEIRHDDTVTWLAFWNDPINPKLFKYVFLAASSALKGQSDKEKYEKARMLKDYIENIRAAYTKDFKSKDITKQQIAVATYLIDKLALRAGNEKDDDEADTVGCCTLKVENVTREAPNKLKFNFLGKDSIKYENTVEVELPVYDAILKFQKDKRPGDDLFDKLDTSKLNAHLKELMPGLTAKVFRTFNASITLDDMLNKETKEGDVGEKILVYQHANKQVAIICNHQRSVSKSHSSQIERLTNKIGELQDVLKELKTDLDRARKGRPPLKGSDGKTKKTLAPEALEKKISQTNAKIEKMERDMKTKEDLKTVALGTSKINYLDPRITVAWCKRHEVPIEKIFNKSLLAKFTWAMDVDPEFRF, from the exons ATGGCTGTTGAGGCTTCTGACAAACCAGTTTTGCCCAACAAGtttgatgatgacgatgatgataatATGCCGTTAACTATAAAACGGTACTCATCGAATAAGAAAAGCCAATTGCATTCAGATGTAAAGAAGTCAACTTCACATAGTCAAGATGGTCATACATACAAGAGGATTTCTGGCGTGCCTTCTTCAAATGGTCAATCTTCTAGCTCTAGTGCACAGAGGGGTAATAATTCCTCATCTGCTAAGGCTTCATCATTAAGATCCCCCCCATCTTCAAGCTCTAATGCACAAAAGGGTAATGCTGCTCCATCTGCTAAGGCTTCACCATTGAGATCACCCACATCTTCAAGCGCTAGTGCACAGAAGGGTAATGCTGCTCCATCTGCTAAGGTGTCACCCTTGAGGTCACCATCATcttcaagctctagtgcacagAAGGGTAATACTGTTCCATCGGCTAAGGCTTCGCCTTTGACATCTCCTTTGAGATCTCCTGTAGGTGTCTCAAAACGACCAAATTCACTTGCCAACTCCACTTCTGCCAAGTTGCCTATGGCAAATTCAAAACCTCCTCATCCAGGAGATAAACCAAAGCCTCttattaatcagaaagtgtctgGTGATGttaaaaaggaaacaaaatcaATCAAAGATTCTTCAAAGAATTATTCTGAAGATTCAGAGGATGAGGAGGATAATAAACCATTGAGTGCTAGGTTGAAGGTGAACAGTAACCACAACAAAGCAACCCCGGTCATCATCAAGAAGTCTGATGATAATTCTGATTCTGATGATAATGTCCCTTTGTCAACAAAGATAAACTGGAATTCAAACATGGGAACATCCAGTAGTAATTATGACAACTCTGATCAGAAAAAGCCTATTCCAAAAGTTCAGAAAGAGCCACAAAATGGTTCTGGGGCAAGTAATAAAAGACCCATAGATAACAGTAATTCCATGAACTCTTCTGCAAAGAAGTCAAAGATTTCAGAGCCAGCCTCGTCAGTGAAGCCTAAGCAAAGCTCTATGAAAGTTGAGCCAAAGgtagaggatgatgatgatgatgtaccTATTTCCCAGAGAATCAAGAAATCGGCCACATCAGCTAATAAATCATCTTCTATAAAACAGGTGACAAAGATCACTAAAGTTAATAAGGCTAGTACCAAATCTTTTAAGAAACAAGCCAAAAACAAGAAGTTGAAAAAATCAGGAAGTGGTTCAGAATATTCCAAATCCACTAAACTTCTTCCTAGCTCTGGTGACGGCCAGAAAAAATGGACAACTTTGGTTCACAATGGCGTCATTTTCCCTCCTCCTTACAAGCCCCATGGGATAAAGATGCGCTACAAGGATCAAGATGTTGATTTAACTCCCGAGCAAGAGGAG GTTGCAACAATGTATGCAGTCATGCTAGATACAGATTACATGCTGAAAGAAAAGTTCAAGGAAAATTTCTGGACTGATTGGCGTAAATTGCTAGGAAAGAATCATGTAATTCAGAATTTGAAAGATTGTGACTTTAGACCAATTTACAACTGGTTCCAaagtgaaaaggaaaagaaaaaacaaatgacTGCAGAT GAGAAGAAGGCCTTGAAGGAGgagaaaacaaaacaagaagAGAAATACATGTGGGCCATTGTTGATGGTGTGAAAGAGAAG GTTGGTAATTTCAGAGTTGAACCACCAGGATTGTTCCGAGGCCGTGGGGAGCATCCTAAG ATGGGAAAATTGAAAAGGCGCATTCATCCAAGTGATATCACAATTAATATTGGAAAGGATGCTCCAGTTCCTGAATGTCCTATTCCTGGCGAAAA GTGGAAGGAGATAAGGCATGATGATACAGTTACATGGTTAGCCTTTTGGAATGACCCAATCAATCCAAAGTTATTCAAATACGTGTTTCTAGCAGCTAGTAGTGCCCTAAAGGGTCAAAGTGACAAGGAAAAGTATGAGAAAGCCAGGATGTTGAAG GATTATATAGAGAACATTAGGGCTGCTTACACAAAAGATTTTAAGAGTAAAGATATTACTAAGCAGCAAATCGCTGTTGCTACTTATCTTATTGATAAATTAGCTCTGAGGGCTGGCAATGAGAAG GATGATGATGAAGCTGATACTGTTGGTTGTTGTACATTAAAAGTGGAGAATGTGACCAGAGAAGCTCCCAACAAACTGAAG TTTAACTTCCTTGGTAAAGATTCTATCAAGTATGAGAATACAGTTGAGGTTGAGCTTCCTGTTTACGATGCAATTTTGAAGTTCCAAAAAG ATAAGCGCCCCGGTGATGATCTTTTTGACAAGTTGGatacaagtaaattaaatgctCATCTGAAGGAACTCATGCCTGGCCTAACTGCAAAGGTCTTCCGTACATTCAATGCATCTATCACGTTGGATGATATG TTGAATAAGGAAACTAAAGAGGGTGATGTTGGCGAAAAGATTCTTGTTTATCAACATGCAAATAAACAG GTTGCAATCATTTGTAATCATCAACGCAGTGTTTCAAAATCTCACTCGTCACAAATTGAAAGGTTAACAAACAAGATTGGTGAGCTTCAG GATGTTCTGAAGGAGCTAAAGACAGATTTGGACAGAGCAAGGAAAGGAAGGCCCCCTCTAAAGGGTTCAGATGGAAAGACAAAAAAGACCTTAGCCCCTGAAGC GCTAGAGAAAAAGATCTCTCAAACCAATGCAAAGATTGAGAAAATGGAACGCGATATGAAGACAAAAGAAGATCTGAAAACTGTGGCATTGGGCACGTCCAAGATAAACTATCTTGACCCTAGGATTACAGTTGCCTGGTGCAAACGGCATGAGGTTCCCATTGAAAAG ATATTCAACAAATCGCTGCTGGCAAAATTTACTTGGGCAATGGATGTGGATCCTGAATTCAGATTCTGA